The Candidatus Nanosynbacter featherlites region GCTCAGCAATTTCCGAATCCAGCACCAACATATCGCCAGTTTTCACTTCCAGCATGTTGTCTTTCAAGATACCCAGGCGAATTTTTGGACCTTGCAAGTCTTGCAAGATCGCAACCGGCTTGTCTTGTTCACGGCTGGCAGTACGAATCCACTCGATTTGCTGCGTGCGCTCTTCGTAGCTACCGTGGCTAAAATTAAGACGGAAACCGTTGGCGCCAGCGGCCATCAGCTCCGATACTTTTTCCTGGCTCATGGTTGCAGGACCAATTGTTGCCAAAATTTTGGTACGTTTAAAAATAGGTTTACTCATTTTTTAAATTATATCACGAAATAACAGTGATGGAAAATGGTTGTGTTATCTGACTTTCAGGCTATCTTCTGTCTTGGTTATCAGCGGGTCAAGGAAAAACTCAATGATACGGCGCTGACCAGTAGTGATTTCGGCAGAGACGCTCATACCTGGCAGTAATTTGAGTTGATTTTGTTTGGAACTTTTGTCGTCGTTCAGTTTAATCTTAGCTTTGTAAATGAGGCCTTTCTTGTCGTCTTGAATAGCATCGGGGCTAATATTTTCAACTGTCCCCTCCAGGTAGCCGTAACGTTGGAATGGATAGGTAGCGACTTTGACGACCACGCGCTGGCCAGATTTAACAAAGCCGATGTCTTGATTGTCCAGCGCCGCATCAACATAGAGCGGCACTTTTTCTGGTACAATTTGTGCCAGCTGCTGCCCAGCATTGACCACACCGCCAATTGTTTTCACCGTCAGCGACAGTATCGTACCATCGACGGGTGCAGTGATGGTAGTTTGCGCTAAAATTTGTTTGGCTTTGACCAGATTATTTTCCAGTTCAATAATTCTCTTTTCTGCCGTGATGATTTGATTGTTAAAAGCACTATTGGTTTCGGCAATTTGGGTTTGCGATTGATTTTGCGCCTGAGTGAGCGCCGACTGCGATTGCAATAGTTGCTGATTTTGACCAAGGACAGCGCTGTCCGCGCTGGTGATTCGCTGGTCAATATTACTCAACTCGTTCTGCAGGCGCAGCTTGTCGACAGGATTGGCGTTTGGTAACTGCTTTTCGATCTCGGCTTTGCGATTTTTCAGATTTTGAGCGTTGGTTTCCAGCTGGTTTTTCGCTTGCTGGTTAAATTGTAGTTGCTGCTGATAATTAGAAATCGTACCATTTGCAGCTTGCTGCCTGGCGGCGGACAACGCGGTTTGCAAGCCAGCAAATTGGCGCAACATAGCTTTGGCCTCGTCTGGCAAATCTGCATTATTAATAATATCGTCGGTGTTGCCGCCAACAGCTAGCCTCCGCAAAATATCGCGCTCGACTCGTGCCGTGTTCAGACTTTGATTGACAGTAGCAACGTCTTTTTCGGCAGTGGTTTTATCCAGCACCAGCAAAGTTTCACCTTTTTTGACGCGCTGACCTTCATGCACGTTAATGCTTGTCACCACGCCAGAAATCGCCGGCTGGATAATCTTAGTACTGCCTTCAGTGGAGATTTTACCATTAGCTACCGCAACGATATCAATCCTACCAATGTATGACCACGCTAACGCTACGACCAACAAAAATGCAACTAGCCAAACTACCAACGCTCCCAACGGTGCCGCTGGCATTTCAATAATTTCCTCCGCCGCTGGCAAAAATTCATACTGCAGCCGGTCACGTTTTAGCCAACTCATGCTTCATCCCCTAACTGTTGCTTATGCAGGTACGCGTACAAACCATTCTTTTTCAGCAGCACCGCCGGCGTACCATACTCAACCAATTGGCCGCGATCGATCGCCATAATTTTATCAACCGACTTGAGCGTTGACAGACGATGCGCGATGATGATAACCGTTCGACCAGCCGTAATCTGCTTGAGATTTTTCTGAATGATATTTTCCGACTCATAATCAAGCGCTGATGTCGCTTCGTCAAAAATGAGGATCTTAGGATTATGTAGCAACGCCCGAGCGATAGCGATGCGCTGCTTTTGCCCGCCGCTCAGGCCTTCGCCTTTTTCGCCAACCATCGTGTCGTAACCATTTGGCAATTCGGTGATGAACTCATGCGCGCCAGCAATTTTCGCCACCCTTACGATATCATCCATGCTGCTACTCGGCACATGTACCGCAATGTTATCGCGCACGCTGGCATTAAACAAAAAGTTTTCTTGCAAAACCACACCGATTTGCCGGCGCAACCAGCTCGGGTCAGTCGTGGCAATATCGACGCCGTCAATCAAAATCTTGCCTGATTCTGGCACGTACAATCGCTGCAATAATTTGGAAATCGTACTTTTGCCCGAACCGCTGCGCCCAACCACGCCGACCACCGTGCCAGGACGAACGCCAAACGACACGTCACGGATGACTTCCGGGCTATCTGGCGCATAGCGAAAACGTACATGTTCAAATCGCACATCACCAGTGATGCTCGGCAAGCGCGACTTGCTCGGATCAAGCGTTGGTTCAGGCTTGGTGTTAAAAATATCACCCAACCGCTTCATGGAAATGCCCGTTTGTTGAAAATCTTGCCACGATTGCACCAGTCGCAACACAGGTCCGCTCACCCGACCGCTCAGCATTCGAAAAGCAATTAGCCCGCCAATCGTCAAATTACCCGCCATCACCATGTGCGCACCAACCCACAAAATAGCGATATCGAAAATCTTTTGAACGAGTTGACCGAGCGCGCCAGCATTGCCTGACAATAAATTAGTTTTATAACTAGCGCGAACATAATTACTCAGCCGGCCCTCCCAATTTTTCTGCAGTTGCGGCTCCAGCGCAAACGATTTGATAGTCTGCGCGCCAGTGATCGACTCAACCAAATACGATTGGGATTCGGCGCCCGTATTAAACTTTTCATCCAAACGCTGGCGAAGCAGCGGCGTTATTATCCAAGACAATATCGCAAATACCGGCAGGCTGCCCAGCACCACCCACGTCAATGTTGTGCTATAGAACAGCATGACGATAATGTAGACAAACATAAAACTAATATCAATCAGTGCCGTCATCGGCGTACCAGTCAAAAAAGCCCGAATTCGCTCCAGCTCCAGCACCCGCGCCGTGGTATCACCAACTCGACGGGTTTCAAAGTACCTTAGCGGCAAGGCAAATAAGTGCCGAAACAGCCGCGAACTCAAAATCACGTCAATCCGACTAGTGGTGTGCGTGAAAATATAATTGCGAGCGATGCCGAGCATGCCCTCAAACAGCGCGATAATTACAAGCCCGCCAACGATGACGTCAAGCGTCGATACGCTATGATGCGCGAGAGCCTTATCGATAACAACCTGCGTCAAAATTGGCGTAAAAATCCCGATGATTTGTACCACCAGCGCCGCCAGCAATACTTGAAGCAATGGCTTTTTATATTTGATGATCGTCGGAATAAACCATTTCAAGTTAAACTTTCTATCCGCCTCTTTCCAAAAGCGTTGCGTAAATAACACTACGCGGCCAGTCCATTTGCGCTCAAATTGCGCTTTGGTTAGTATGGTCGGCGGCGTGCCATCGGGCATTAGCATCAATAATTTATCGTTGTCTATCCTGGCGAGCAGTGCAAACTTTTCTTTCTTCAAACCGACCACGGCAGGTAGCGGTAATTTTGCCAGCGTCTTATATGAAACACTAGCTGCTTTGGCTTTTAATTTCAGCGACCGCGCCGCACGCAACATGTCCGCATCGCTCATGCCAACCTTAGGATCGATAGCCAAGGCATGCGAAATCTGCTCCGGATCAGCCGGTAAACCATGAAACTGCGCGATATTCACGAAACAATATAGACCGGGGTCAAGTTTTTTCTGCTCTTTAGCCACAACAAAACACTACTTACTCCCACCTCAGTTTTCACTAGTGTAGCAAAATAGCGGCGCGCGCCAAAGCTTAAGCGGTTGGCACCGTCCAATATTGTGAAATAATAGATTGTGCTTCAACTGGATGTGCTTCAAGAGCTTGTTGCCAATTCATACCATGTGAATTACCGAACGATGCCATAGCTTGAATTAACTGCTGGACCTTTTCGGGCTGAATAGTATAGCCATCTTCGGCCTGAATTGTTTCAATTCTTCGGTCGCTATTGTAATTATACCATTCTTGTATCTGGACAGAATCGGCTGAACCACACATCTCTAACAATAAGTCACTACTGTATATTTTCTTAAACATAACCTCCGTATGATTATGTCCAAGGCGTATTGTGTCGTTGCCGCCAAAGTCGAACACTCTATCTTTACCGTCGCCTCGAGCAAAGACATAGGTATCATCGCCTACATCGCCAAGCAAATAGTCATCACCTATACCACCAATCAACATATCATTACCCTTACGCCCCTGAAGTGTATCATCGCCACCCATACCATAATACGTCACTGACTTATCATCATAGGCAGTGAGATTATCTTTCGCATCAGTACCAACTAGATTATGCATCTTATCATCAACTGTCTCAGCAGTCCACACAGTACCGTCAGCGAACTCAAACCTTTCAATTCTTCGCTGCGGCGTTGCATAGTAGCCACTGTAGTTTGATGAGCCGAAATGACTGACAACAGTAATCTTATCGTCAGTGTCTTTAAGCGACAGAACGAGATTATAATCACTATACCAAGGGACGCGTGAAACGATAATATCTTCTGGTTTTACACCTTCACCAAAACGAATAATGTCAGTGCCGTCGTAATCATTAATTACATCTTGTCCATCACCGCGATTGAAGACATAAATATCATCACCACGGAAGCTATCAATTATATCGTTGCCTCTACCGCCGGCGATTAAATCATTGCCTTCTCCACTAGAGATTCTGTCATCGCCATCTTCGCCATAAAGTTCGTCATTGCCCTCACTACCGACAAGCGTGTCATTACCTCCACGTCCATGATATACCACCCTTGCTTTATCGTAAGCCGCCAGCCGATCGTCAGCTTCCGTGCCAGTCAAATGATGCATCTTATCATCAATATCTTCTTTTGTCCAAACGGTACCGTCGGCAAATGTAATTTGCTCTAGTGCATAATTTGCAGTCAAGTATGACTTTACTGGGTCAAAATGACTAATGAAAGTTATTGTATCTTCAGTGTCTTTTAGAGAGACTTCAAGGCTCCAATCCCTATTTACATACACCCGTTTTAATACAACATCTTCTGGTTTAATTCCCTCGCCAAACTGAACCGTATCAAACCCGTTATAGTCCGTAATGATATCCTTGCCATCGCCACGGTTAAAGACATAAACATCATCACCCGCAATACTAGTTATTTTGTCATTACCCTTCCCGCCAACGATTAAATCATTACCTTCATCGCCGTAGAGCTGGTCATCACCATCCTCGCCGTAGAGTTGATCATTGCCTACACCACCTCTGAGATTATCGTCGCCGCCGCGTCCGTAATACACTACGTCCGCCTTATCGTACGCCGCTAGCTGATCATTTTCTTCCGTGCCGGTCAAATGATGCATTTTGTAATCGATGTCATCTTTCGTCCACACAGTACCATCGGCAAACGCAATCTGTTCTAACGCATAATTTGCGGTCAAGTATGACTTTACTGGGTCAAAGTGGCTGATAAAAGTAACCGCATCTTCAGTACCTCTAATGGATATTTCAAGACTCAATTCTCTATTCGCGTAAACTCGTTTCAGTACAATGTCCCCTGGCTTAATCCCTTCACCAAACCGAACCGTATCAAACCCGTTATAGTCCGTAATGATGTCCTTACCGTCACCGCGGTTAAAGACGTAGGTGTCGTCTCCACGGAAGCTATCAATTATATCGTTACCTCTACCGCCGGCGATTAAATCATTACCTTCCCCGCCAGAGATTCTGTCATCGCCGTCCTCTCCGTAGAGCTGATCATCACCCATAGCACCCCTGAGGTTATCGTCACCGCCCAGTCCATGATATACTACGCCGCGCTTACCATACGCTTCTATCGTATCTGCTCCGTCAGTGCCAGTTCTATTGTGCATCTTGTCGTCAATATCTTCCTTCGTCCACACCGTACCATCGGCAAACTCAACCCGTTCGATTTGCACTGCTGGATTGTCTACCGAGCCCCAGTATGAATTTGTACCAAAATGTTCATATACCGCCACTTTGTCATCAGTATCTTTGATGCACAACTCAAGATTATGTCCATAGCCATTACCAACACGCTTGATGACGATATCATCAGGACGAATACCATCACCAAAACGAATTGTATCCACGCCACCGGTATCAGTAATTAGATCCTGCCCATCACCGCGGTTGAATATATAAACGTCATCGCCCTTGCTTCCGCGGATATTATCATTGCCTGGTCCACCAATGAGCGTACCGCCACCAGAAATGTAGTCATCACCAGCATCACCATAGAGTACATCTTTACCGCTCCGACCACTAATATTATCATTACCAGCTAGCCCGTGGTAAATCACCGGCGCATTGCCAACCATGCTAAAATTATCGTTACCATCAGTACCCACCATATCATGTGCACGACGATAAATTTCATCAATATCCCATGCTGTTCCGTCGGCAAACATAACCCGCTCAATTTGATTGCCAGGGCTAGCAATATCCTCTTGCTGATAGTAACTGTATTGACCAAAATGACGATGAATAGTCATCTTATCATTCGTACCCGCAATAGATAACTCTAATGAGATACTATTTCCATCAGTCGATACGACGCGAGCAACGACATCATTCGGTGATATTCCCTCGCCAAATTGAATCGTATCAAAACCGTCAGTTTCTTCAATATAGTCGACACCATCGCCGCGAGAGAATAAATAGACATCATCACCAGCTCCACCACGAAGTTGGTCATCACCCACTCCGCCAGACAAAACGTCATTTCCACCATAGCCATATATCGTGTCATTTCCGTCATCACCATACAAAGAGTCGTTAGCAAAACCGCCGATTACACTATCGTTGCCGCCTAAACCATGATAGGTATAAGCCCCGTCTTCAAACGACGCCAGATGATCTGAATTATTCGTACCAACCATATCATGCGCACGACGATGAATCTCAGCAACGCCCCAAGACACACCGTTACTGAAAATAATTCGTTCAATTTGACTCCCTGGATTATCAGTGTGCAAACGATCACTATTGTAAATACGCGTACCAAAATGGCCGTCTACTACAATCTTGTCGGTTGTATTTTTGATGGTAATCGCCAAAGATATTTTATTACCGTAGCCTGAGACAGTCTGCAAAATAACATCCTCTGGCAAAATTCCCTCACCGAGTTGGATCGTATCAAAACCGTCTGTTTCTTCAATATAATCGGTGCCATCTCCTCTCGAAAAACGGTAAATATCATCACCAGCTCCACCACGGAGTTGGTCAGTACCTGCACCACCAACAAGCACATCATCGCCACCCATGCCATAAATCGTATCATTGCCAGCATCGCCGTAGAGAACATTGTCGTTATTATCAGCATATAGACCATCATCACCATCTCCAGCGGCAATTAGCGTGTAGTCATCTTTAGTATTGAGAGAGTCTCCTTTATCTGTACCATTGAGTACTTTCTCACCCGCAAAGTCAATAATACGACCATACTCTGCTGATTGCTTAACATAGTAATTGCGCAAATTCTCGAACTCTACGCTCTTTTTCAGCCCATGATATTTCATGACTCGTGCAAATTCACTCAGTAAATCAATACCAGCTTTAGCATCTTGAAAAATTGCAGCATCTAGCACCTTGAAAGTATCTTTAAATGAAACATCCTCGGACTCAGTCTTCATGCTTGCGATTGCATCTTTTAATTGTACCTGTGAAACTAATGACACATATACAACTTCAAATAATTTATCATACGACCTCTGTAGCAAAGGCGCTGCATTAGCATTCGGCGATCCTCGAAATTCCGTGCCAAAAAACTTTTCCAGTACAGCCAACTTCCGAGCGTCAAACAAATCGCCGCGGCTCTTTGGATCAACAGGAGTAACTCCAGCCCAATTCGCCAAAATATCCGCAACCAAAGTTTCACGTTTTGTAATATTTTTTCTTGAATAAACTGTTCGACCAAACTACGCAGTAGACCCGACTCGTCCTGCATAATTGCTTTATGTAGTGAACCGACGTTGCCCGCCCCTTGCACGTTTGGTAATAATGCAACGTCGTCAGAAATATTAACTAGCGAGGAGTCTACAGATTGTAACGGATCGCGATTTAGTAGATATTCACCAGTTATTCGAGAACTACCGTCTGCTAGAGTAAATGTCCCCGTTCGCACTTGAGCATTGTTCGCACTATCGGTCACGCCGGTGTTGTTGTACGACAGTCCAATGGACACAATCCCCAAATCAACCAACTGTTTTAATTCACCAACAGAGGTGATGCCGTCACCGTCAGAATCTTGCCAGATTCGTAACAACGTGTATATTGCATCATTACTATCAATCTTACCGTCCTTGTTATCGTCATATTCTGCCAACGCCGCAAAGCCACTTGATGCCAATGTCTTACCATCTTTCATCAGTGTACGGTCGCCAAATAATTCGTTACCACCATTGATGATTCCGTCACCATTTCTGTCATAAGCTAGCAACCCCTCTCCCGATCCAATCCACGACGTTCTTTCAGCAAAACCACTATTGTCCAAGTCAAAAAATGTATTCGACTCGTCAATTGATATTGTCGTTATTCCGTCACCATCCAAGTCAAACACCAGCGGGTCAACACGGCGGTCTTGATCAGCTTGAGCTTTCTGCGTATCGACATATGCTGACATGAAATCACCTGAAGCCAAGCGACGTTCAAATTGTTGCACAACATAATTTGCATATGCTATTTGATCGTGGCTATACGGACGATTAGATACAGAACCATCAGGTAGGATTATAAAATTATTGTAATATATGACGCCATCCTGTGACATAGTCGTTGGTAATGGAGGTTTGCTAATGACATCCGTGGTATAGTTCTTGTCAATCTTTGCACGCTCAATAACTTGAAAAGCATTAATTAAATTAAACAAATCACGCAGATTACGAACCGAAAGTTTTTGATCTGCTACAGTCTCTGTCATTTTGTATTGCAGGCCAGGCTTACTTGGATCATCACATAGAAACCTGTCCAAATTGTGCCGAGAAGTATTGAAGAGGCCCGAACCATCTTTACCCCCAACTCCCTCATACCCACTATAGACAGCCATCGTATCAGTAACCGAATACCTACCCGGCCCGCCTGCGATAGTATTTTTTATATTATTTATTTGACGCTTATATTCTAGCATATCTATATTGCCCTTACTAAGCCGCAGCCTAACGGCCAGCATTTTACCAAGGGCATTAAAGTTGACTCGTTTGTAGTCCAGATCTGAGGTATCTATATGCTGTATCGTGCTACCAATCGGTACACCATACATCCCAACCCAATCTAGAGAGTTTACGTGGTCGGTTATATTGTACTCGTTAAGCCTAGCCAGGGCAGACACGTCAAGAAGATTAGTTCCTATTCCAACAGCATTAAAGGTAATCGCCTGAATACCTCCATAATTACCTCCTGACGAAAAATCTGAGGTTCTATATGTCAGATAGGAGGCCAGGCCACCACCCAGTGAATGACCGGTAGCAGTAGCGTTGTTGTGTCGAAGATATTTGAGGGCATCTTTTTTGCTAATATTATCATTGCCTGTAACTCGTGCGACGACAGACTGAGCAAATTCCAACGTATCCCAAAATTGCGCCAAGGGCGACAAAACCATGGAACCAATTTGTGTATCTGTAGCAATGTCACTCAAGGCCGGCAGAAACCCTCTGTCGAGTTCGGTACCACGAAAGGCAAGAATAATTTTTCCGGAAGGAGATCTAAAAGCTACCCCAGCAAAACCAGAAACATCATCTTTTTCAAAATATACGAGAGTATAAGAACGGAGAGGGCTAGAGGGATCTTTGAGGACAGAGAGCTCAGGCTTGTTTAAATCTTTTTCCGTAACAGCCTTACGCGAAATAAGTTCTTCAATGGTTGCACCTTCAAGAGATTTATCAAAATCTAAATATGCTATAGCACTTAAGCTCAGATATTCTAGTGTATTTAATGACATATCATTCTCCCATCTTAACAATGCATGACTCTACGTCGTCTTTGCTACCTAATTTATTTTTATCAAAAAATATTTCACATCTTATTTGCGAGTTATTGTTTCTATTTATGTCTAGATCTACACTGTATATCCCCTCTTTTCGTAGCTTCTCTACTATTCTAAATGCATAAGAAGACTTTTGGCTGTCGTTCGGAGCGTTTATTATTAACCTGTACAGGAAGCCTTTGTCCTTGGTTTTATTGTCCTCATACTTAGACTGTTTATTTACAGAATCTACCAAATCTTCAGATAAGACAATTTCTGCCCGTGCACTATCTGCTTTATAGCCATTGCTGTTAGCGTTAACTTCTTTGACGATAGATTCTAACTCCCTGCTGGCTTGGACTGACCAGATGGCGGCGATATATTGGTCGCTACAGTCAGAGGGATTTAAATAGTTGCAATCGATATCAAACTTTAGTTTTG contains the following coding sequences:
- a CDS encoding HlyD family type I secretion periplasmic adaptor subunit, which codes for MSWLKRDRLQYEFLPAAEEIIEMPAAPLGALVVWLVAFLLVVALAWSYIGRIDIVAVANGKISTEGSTKIIQPAISGVVTSINVHEGQRVKKGETLLVLDKTTAEKDVATVNQSLNTARVERDILRRLAVGGNTDDIINNADLPDEAKAMLRQFAGLQTALSAARQQAANGTISNYQQQLQFNQQAKNQLETNAQNLKNRKAEIEKQLPNANPVDKLRLQNELSNIDQRITSADSAVLGQNQQLLQSQSALTQAQNQSQTQIAETNSAFNNQIITAEKRIIELENNLVKAKQILAQTTITAPVDGTILSLTVKTIGGVVNAGQQLAQIVPEKVPLYVDAALDNQDIGFVKSGQRVVVKVATYPFQRYGYLEGTVENISPDAIQDDKKGLIYKAKIKLNDDKSSKQNQLKLLPGMSVSAEITTGQRRIIEFFLDPLITKTEDSLKVR
- a CDS encoding peptidase domain-containing ABC transporter codes for the protein MAKEQKKLDPGLYCFVNIAQFHGLPADPEQISHALAIDPKVGMSDADMLRAARSLKLKAKAASVSYKTLAKLPLPAVVGLKKEKFALLARIDNDKLLMLMPDGTPPTILTKAQFERKWTGRVVLFTQRFWKEADRKFNLKWFIPTIIKYKKPLLQVLLAALVVQIIGIFTPILTQVVIDKALAHHSVSTLDVIVGGLVIIALFEGMLGIARNYIFTHTTSRIDVILSSRLFRHLFALPLRYFETRRVGDTTARVLELERIRAFLTGTPMTALIDISFMFVYIIVMLFYSTTLTWVVLGSLPVFAILSWIITPLLRQRLDEKFNTGAESQSYLVESITGAQTIKSFALEPQLQKNWEGRLSNYVRASYKTNLLSGNAGALGQLVQKIFDIAILWVGAHMVMAGNLTIGGLIAFRMLSGRVSGPVLRLVQSWQDFQQTGISMKRLGDIFNTKPEPTLDPSKSRLPSITGDVRFEHVRFRYAPDSPEVIRDVSFGVRPGTVVGVVGRSGSGKSTISKLLQRLYVPESGKILIDGVDIATTDPSWLRRQIGVVLQENFLFNASVRDNIAVHVPSSSMDDIVRVAKIAGAHEFITELPNGYDTMVGEKGEGLSGGQKQRIAIARALLHNPKILIFDEATSALDYESENIIQKNLKQITAGRTVIIIAHRLSTLKSVDKIMAIDRGQLVEYGTPAVLLKKNGLYAYLHKQQLGDEA
- a CDS encoding calcium-binding protein, with translation MKTESEDVSFKDTFKVLDAAIFQDAKAGIDLLSEFARVMKYHGLKKSVEFENLRNYYVKQSAEYGRIIDFAGEKVLNGTDKGDSLNTKDDYTLIAAGDGDDGLYADNNDNVLYGDAGNDTIYGMGGDDVLVGGAGTDQLRGGAGDDIYRFSRGDGTDYIEETDGFDTIQLGEGILPEDVILQTVSGYGNKISLAITIKNTTDKIVVDGHFGTRIYNSDRLHTDNPGSQIERIIFSNGVSWGVAEIHRRAHDMVGTNNSDHLASFEDGAYTYHGLGGNDSVIGGFANDSLYGDDGNDTIYGYGGNDVLSGGVGDDQLRGGAGDDVYLFSRGDGVDYIEETDGFDTIQFGEGISPNDVVARVVSTDGNSISLELSIAGTNDKMTIHRHFGQYSYYQQEDIASPGNQIERVMFADGTAWDIDEIYRRAHDMVGTDGNDNFSMVGNAPVIYHGLAGNDNISGRSGKDVLYGDAGDDYISGGGTLIGGPGNDNIRGSKGDDVYIFNRGDGQDLITDTGGVDTIRFGDGIRPDDIVIKRVGNGYGHNLELCIKDTDDKVAVYEHFGTNSYWGSVDNPAVQIERVEFADGTVWTKEDIDDKMHNRTGTDGADTIEAYGKRGVVYHGLGGDDNLRGAMGDDQLYGEDGDDRISGGEGNDLIAGGRGNDIIDSFRGDDTYVFNRGDGKDIITDYNGFDTVRFGEGIKPGDIVLKRVYANRELSLEISIRGTEDAVTFISHFDPVKSYLTANYALEQIAFADGTVWTKDDIDYKMHHLTGTEENDQLAAYDKADVVYYGRGGDDNLRGGVGNDQLYGEDGDDQLYGDEGNDLIVGGKGNDKITSIAGDDVYVFNRGDGKDIITDYNGFDTVQFGEGIKPEDVVLKRVYVNRDWSLEVSLKDTEDTITFISHFDPVKSYLTANYALEQITFADGTVWTKEDIDDKMHHLTGTEADDRLAAYDKARVVYHGRGGNDTLVGSEGNDELYGEDGDDRISSGEGNDLIAGGRGNDIIDSFRGDDIYVFNRGDGQDVINDYDGTDIIRFGEGVKPEDIIVSRVPWYSDYNLVLSLKDTDDKITVVSHFGSSNYSGYYATPQRRIERFEFADGTVWTAETVDDKMHNLVGTDAKDNLTAYDDKSVTYYGMGGDDTLQGRKGNDMLIGGIGDDYLLGDVGDDTYVFARGDGKDRVFDFGGNDTIRLGHNHTEVMFKKIYSSDLLLEMCGSADSVQIQEWYNYNSDRRIETIQAEDGYTIQPEKVQQLIQAMASFGNSHGMNWQQALEAHPVEAQSIISQYWTVPTA